In Mycolicibacterium aubagnense, the DNA window ATGAGCTTGCCGTCGAGATCGTAAGTCCATGCGTGATAAGGACATTGGAACGCGCGCTTGACCTCGCCGCTGTCCTCGGTGCACAGCCGCGCGCCGCGATGCCGGCACAGGTTGAAGAACGCGTTGATATCGCCCTTGCGGGACCTGGTCACCAGAACGCTTTCGCGACCGACCTCGACGGTCTTGAACGCGCCGGGCTTGTCCAGATCCGCGGCGCGCACAACGCAGAACCACATGGTCTCGAAGATCTTCTCCTGCTCGAGGGCGAAGACCTCCGGATCGGTGTAGTAATGCCCTGCCAGAGTGGAAATGAGGCTTCCAGGCAGGTTCGGCACGGTGGCGGTCATCGAGCTCCTTTGCGGTGTCTTGTCGTGATTTCTATTGGGCTGCAACAACTTCGGCCTAGACCGCGGTGGGTGTCGGGACCAACTGGCGGCGCCACCGGGTGAAGAGCCGGGGCTGATCGATACCGAGGACCGCGACCAGGCGGCCATCGCGCCGGTAGGTGGCGAGCAGGCAGCGTTCCTCGCAGCTGCCCTCCTCGATGGTGATCTCGTCATCGGGACGGGCGAGGCCGGCGAACTGAATGCGGGAGCCGTACTGATCGGACCAGAAATACGGCGGCTTGACCGTCGCGTCCTGCCGGAGGCCACCGGCCAGCAGGGCGGCGACCGCCATGGCGGGACGCTCCAGCGCACCGGTCCAGTGTTCGACCCGGTGGTGGGTGTCGGTGGCGGCGTCGAGCCAGGCCGCGCAGTCGCCGACGGCGACGACGTTCGGCAGCGCCGTCTGGCCGTTGGGGCCGCAGAGCACACCGTTGCCCAGCTCCAGACCACTTCCCTGCAGCCAGTCGATGTTGGGCACACCACCGATACCCACCACGACCACGTCGGCCGGCAGGTGGCGTCCGTCGGCGAGTTCGACGCCGGTCACCCGCCCTACGCTGCCGGACGCGCGCAAGGCGCGTTGCTCACCGACGAGCCCGGCGACACCGACACCGCAGATCAGCTTGGTTCCGTTGGCGGCGTGCGCGCCGGCGACCACACCGCCGAGCCAGCTACCGAGCTGCATCTGCAACGGCGCCGGGGCGGCTTCGACCACAGTGACGTCCAGGCCCAGCTTGCGGGCCGTCGAGGCTACTTCGGCCCCGATGAATCCGGCACCGATGACCACCAGTTGAGCGCCCGGCACGAGGTCTTCACGCAAGGCCACGGCGTCCGCGATGGTGCGAATCACGTGCACGCCGGCCATGTCCTCGCAGCCCGGCCACCGCCGCGCCCGCGAGCCCGTCGCGATCACCACGCCATCGGCGTC includes these proteins:
- a CDS encoding NAD(P)/FAD-dependent oxidoreductase — translated: MKRVAIVGASLAGLSAARALRTQGFDGQLTVIGDEPQRPYDRPPLSKEFLCGNLSEADLALESDDDDLQADWRLGVAAAKLDGCGGAIELADGTRIDADGVVIATGSRARRWPGCEDMAGVHVIRTIADAVALREDLVPGAQLVVIGAGFIGAEVASTARKLGLDVTVVEAAPAPLQMQLGSWLGGVVAGAHAANGTKLICGVGVAGLVGEQRALRASGSVGRVTGVELADGRHLPADVVVVGIGGVPNIDWLQGSGLELGNGVLCGPNGQTALPNVVAVGDCAAWLDAATDTHHRVEHWTGALERPAMAVAALLAGGLRQDATVKPPYFWSDQYGSRIQFAGLARPDDEITIEEGSCEERCLLATYRRDGRLVAVLGIDQPRLFTRWRRQLVPTPTAV